One genomic window of Helicobacter canis includes the following:
- a CDS encoding methyltransferase type 11 has protein sequence MIEMLDQMVRMQSGGQMGECFHKVSVSKDRIKADFIEQRVGERLITPHAVTKPSLKSKITLDKLTNKILNLYLKSLYFLAPRSIRDEVFIRTSIGERHKWAYDSFSLKRLLTQAGFSDIQTMRYDHSQIPHFNTYLLDINADGSAYKGVSSLYMEARA, from the coding sequence ATGATTGAAATGCTTGATCAAATGGTGCGTATGCAAAGTGGCGGACAAATGGGAGAGTGCTTCCACAAAGTATCAGTAAGCAAAGATAGGATAAAAGCGGATTTTATAGAGCAACGAGTAGGCGAAAGGCTCATAACTCCCCACGCTGTTACAAAACCTAGCCTAAAATCCAAAATCACCCTTGATAAACTCACAAATAAGATATTAAATCTCTATCTTAAATCCCTTTATTTTCTAGCTCCGCGTAGCATACGCGATGAAGTCTTTATCCGCACAAGCATTGGAGAGCGACACAAATGGGCGTATGATAGCTTTTCGCTTAAGCGGCTGCTTACACAAGCGGGATTTAGCGATATACAAACAATGCGTTATGACCACTCCCAAATCCCCCATTTTAATACCTACCTGCTTGATATAAATGCCGATGGCTCAGCATACAAAGGTGTATCAAGCTTGTATATGGAAGCTAGAGCTTAG
- a CDS encoding methyltransferase domain-containing protein, translated as MMNISNQKLLNFACGSRIHLDWVNIDFSPIDKRVKKVNLLRTLPFADESFDVAYSSHFLEHLTPQKALQILKEIKRILKPNGIIRIVVPNLQNLASAYLATLYKLTNSAQDSTKQNLTGGGGGANRI; from the coding sequence ATGATGAATATATCAAATCAAAAACTCCTAAACTTTGCCTGTGGTAGTAGAATCCACCTAGATTGGGTCAATATTGACTTTAGCCCGATAGATAAAAGAGTAAAGAAAGTGAATCTTCTTCGCACACTCCCTTTTGCTGATGAAAGCTTTGATGTGGCGTATAGTAGCCACTTTTTAGAGCATTTAACCCCACAAAAAGCCCTGCAAATCCTTAAAGAAATCAAAAGAATCTTAAAGCCAAATGGCATTATAAGGATTGTCGTGCCAAATTTACAGAATCTTGCTTCCGCTTATCTTGCCACACTTTACAAGCTGACAAATTCCGCACAAGATTCTACAAAGCAGAATCTAACGGGGGGGGGGGGGGGAGCAAACAGAATCTAG
- a CDS encoding class I SAM-dependent methyltransferase: MNEKILLDFGGGSGLLVRLLRDVGIDSYWSDKYCENLFARGFEWDSNTTPTMATCFEVFEHLPNPREEIDSMLRVCPNLLFSTELLPCPIPESSGTNTWWYYGFSHGQHISFYTYQSLELIAKAHNLHFCSYGGLHLFSQSYISPLYFKWLIRLAHRGLFTFIKKCFHSKTMSDCEKLSQTSL; encoded by the coding sequence GTGAATGAAAAGATTCTGCTTGACTTTGGTGGTGGAAGTGGGCTACTCGTGCGTTTGCTCCGCGATGTTGGGATAGATAGCTATTGGAGTGATAAATATTGTGAAAATTTATTTGCACGAGGATTTGAATGGGATAGCAACACAACACCAACAATGGCGACCTGCTTTGAAGTATTTGAGCATTTGCCAAACCCTAGAGAAGAGATAGATTCTATGCTAAGAGTTTGCCCTAATTTGCTTTTTTCCACAGAACTTCTCCCCTGCCCTATTCCAGAATCTAGTGGCACAAATACTTGGTGGTATTATGGTTTTTCTCACGGGCAGCATATTAGCTTCTACACTTATCAATCCCTAGAACTCATTGCTAAAGCACATAATCTGCATTTTTGTTCCTATGGGGGATTGCATTTATTTAGTCAGTCTTATATCTCGCCTTTGTATTTTAAATGGCTCATTAGACTTGCACACAGAGGGCTTTTTACATTTATTAAAAAATGTTTTCACTCAAAGACTATGAGCGATTGCGAAAAATTAAGTCAAACATCATTATAA
- a CDS encoding class I SAM-dependent methyltransferase, which produces MQSVGIEAIVCENILNFSPQDKFDLVITTHVLEHLPKEQVVEILSHFKNNILKEGGKMFIAVPNAQSHTGCYWAYEDFTHNTLFTAGSLIYVLKMAGFTHIDIIDQDALAGTKGVKRIIRKFFLHLYKLNFAFWNRITNSAFHAPSPQIFSYEIKVLAY; this is translated from the coding sequence GTGCAAAGCGTAGGGATAGAAGCCATAGTGTGTGAAAATATCCTAAACTTTAGCCCCCAAGACAAATTTGACCTAGTTATCACAACACATGTTTTGGAGCATCTACCAAAAGAGCAAGTAGTGGAGATTCTCTCTCATTTTAAGAATAATATTTTGAAAGAAGGTGGAAAAATGTTTATAGCAGTGCCAAATGCCCAAAGCCACACAGGCTGCTATTGGGCGTATGAAGATTTTACTCATAACACACTTTTTACAGCTGGAAGCTTGATTTATGTCCTAAAAATGGCAGGTTTTACTCACATAGACATTATAGATCAAGATGCACTTGCAGGGACAAAAGGTGTAAAAAGAATTATTCGCAAGTTCTTTTTACACCTCTACAAACTTAACTTTGCCTTTTGGAATCGCATAACAAATAGTGCTTTCCACGCACCAAGTCCGCAAATTTTCAGCTATGAAATAAAGGTCCTAGCCTACTAA
- a CDS encoding Rod binding protein, which produces MKIDTSSTLAAYQASKTPSISKTSDDAKLKEQTDAFEAILLKFMLDTSLNLKNPLYPKQPGSDIYQGMYKDTLASHLSGGFGYSQALFDWLKEQQKG; this is translated from the coding sequence ATGAAAATCGACACAAGCAGCACCCTAGCAGCCTACCAAGCAAGCAAAACCCCAAGCATTAGCAAAACTAGCGATGATGCAAAGCTAAAAGAGCAGACCGATGCCTTTGAAGCGATTTTGCTAAAGTTTATGCTCGATACTTCGCTCAATCTTAAAAATCCACTCTACCCTAAGCAGCCCGGCAGCGACATCTACCAAGGAATGTATAAAGACACGCTTGCTAGCCACCTATCCGGGGGCTTTGGATACAGTCAAGCCCTCTTTGACTGGCTTAAAGAGCAGCAAAAGGGCTAG
- a CDS encoding glycosyltransferase family 9 protein codes for MLKPILREILEPIVELCINILAYTKPKIHRQKSIVILRTDAIGDYLLFRAFLSEVRKAYSNHHITLIGNSAWKPLYEYFDSSYCDNCIWINTAHFQTKHIYKKIKILRHIKQIGYELLINPVHSRDELNATLASHINALSKIAPQGDDVNLSPRKKTRHDRIYTTLTPSTKDIIFEFYRNKEFFEHLLQKPLETSPKLHLHCPPTRAIPTKKPYGVLFIGASAKYRQWSIEHFAEVGAYLMQNHKHNILICGGSADRESGAKLTQILQPIAKECGQSLCNLAGETTLVDLAFLVYNGNLLVSNETSAVHLCALLDTTIIIVVSNGNHLGRFIPYPKEIRDKYYPVLHPFITANYARYKELSNVFAYKSTLDINDIQPKQVIDVIEQIYTKEQK; via the coding sequence ATGCTAAAGCCTATCCTACGCGAGATTTTAGAGCCTATTGTGGAGCTTTGTATCAATATTCTTGCCTACACAAAGCCCAAGATTCATAGGCAAAAAAGCATTGTTATCCTCCGCACTGATGCCATAGGAGATTATCTGCTTTTTCGTGCCTTTTTAAGTGAAGTGCGAAAAGCCTACTCTAATCACCACATCACACTTATTGGCAATAGTGCGTGGAAGCCCTTGTATGAGTATTTTGACTCATCATATTGTGATAATTGCATTTGGATTAACACGGCACATTTTCAAACAAAACATATTTATAAGAAAATTAAAATCCTACGCCACATCAAGCAAATAGGCTATGAGCTACTCATTAACCCCGTGCATTCTCGCGATGAGCTCAATGCCACCCTTGCTTCACATATCAATGCCCTAAGCAAAATCGCTCCACAAGGTGATGATGTCAATCTCTCTCCACGCAAAAAAACACGCCACGATAGAATCTACACAACCCTAACACCAAGCACCAAGGATATTATATTTGAGTTTTATCGTAATAAAGAGTTTTTTGAGCACTTGCTACAAAAGCCCCTTGAGACTTCTCCAAAGCTTCATCTCCACTGCCCACCCACACGAGCAATACCCACCAAAAAGCCTTATGGCGTGTTATTCATAGGGGCAAGTGCAAAATATCGCCAATGGAGCATAGAGCATTTTGCAGAAGTTGGGGCATATCTTATGCAAAACCACAAGCACAATATCCTTATATGCGGAGGGAGTGCGGATAGGGAATCTGGAGCAAAACTCACTCAAATTTTACAACCCATAGCAAAAGAGTGTGGGCAATCTCTATGTAATTTAGCGGGGGAAACTACTTTGGTGGATTTGGCATTTCTCGTGTATAACGGCAACCTGCTTGTTTCGAATGAAACAAGCGCGGTGCATTTATGTGCCTTGTTAGACACGACGATAATTATCGTCGTGTCTAACGGCAACCATTTGGGTAGATTTATCCCCTATCCTAAAGAGATAAGGGATAAATACTACCCTGTGTTGCACCCCTTTATCACGGCAAATTACGCCAGATACAAGGAGCTAAGCAATGTCTTTGCCTACAAAAGCACACTTGATATTAACGACATACAGCCTAAGCAGGTTATTGATGTCATAGAGCAAATCTACACAAAGGAGCAAAAATGA
- a CDS encoding PAS domain-containing sensor histidine kinase yields MRSPKNTDKSVSPQIDPAQLLDPTQDRNDNDDKLGQDFLREIQENPENIKQLLEEFINISYRYEKDVKDAKALYEWLIETLPQAIWVYNYDGSFFYRNTRAIEISHIVELIQANPQDSLESTLEIECDKRIFLVQTSSFQNRLLITATDITSQKRQARLASMGQISAHLAHEIRNPIGSMSLLAATLQKSALQSQLPIIDELQKSIFRVERIIKATLLFSKGISANKQPLRICELQDELQAFVKSYSFSKDIAFHYAFADKVAYMDKDLILIALQNFLFNAIDAIEEGDNECGQVVLEGDITQGEVCFLIKDNGKPFDNPNILFEPFVTTKLKGNGLGLALSNHIIQAHSGHIELNAKDKEFRIYLPKVSV; encoded by the coding sequence TTGAGATCTCCCAAAAACACAGACAAATCCGTATCCCCACAGATAGATCCAGCACAATTACTAGACCCTACACAAGATCGCAATGATAATGACGACAAGCTTGGACAAGATTTTTTGCGCGAGATCCAAGAAAATCCAGAAAATATCAAGCAGCTTTTAGAAGAATTTATCAACATTAGCTATCGTTATGAAAAAGATGTCAAAGATGCTAAAGCCCTGTATGAATGGCTCATAGAGACACTGCCGCAAGCTATTTGGGTCTATAATTACGATGGGAGCTTTTTCTACCGCAATACTCGCGCGATAGAGATTTCACACATAGTAGAATTGATACAAGCAAACCCCCAAGATAGCCTAGAATCCACTTTAGAAATTGAGTGCGACAAGCGGATTTTCCTTGTGCAAACAAGCTCTTTTCAAAATCGCTTGCTAATTACTGCCACAGATATTACAAGCCAAAAGCGTCAAGCCAGACTTGCTTCTATGGGGCAGATTTCCGCGCATTTGGCACACGAGATCCGCAATCCCATAGGCTCGATGTCTTTGCTTGCAGCGACATTGCAAAAATCAGCACTACAATCACAGCTCCCCATCATCGATGAGCTGCAAAAGTCCATTTTCCGCGTGGAGCGTATCATCAAAGCAACACTGCTGTTTTCTAAAGGCATTAGTGCCAATAAGCAGCCCCTAAGAATCTGTGAGCTGCAAGATGAGCTGCAAGCCTTTGTAAAAAGTTATAGCTTTAGCAAAGACATCGCATTTCACTATGCTTTTGCCGATAAAGTTGCCTATATGGATAAGGATTTGATCTTGATCGCTTTGCAGAATTTTTTATTTAATGCCATTGATGCGATAGAAGAGGGCGATAATGAATGCGGGCAAGTAGTGCTAGAGGGCGATATTACACAGGGGGAAGTGTGCTTTTTGATCAAAGATAATGGCAAGCCCTTTGATAATCCAAACATTCTCTTTGAGCCATTTGTTACCACCAAGCTTAAGGGTAATGGGCTAGGGCTAGCTCTGTCAAATCACATTATCCAAGCGCATTCTGGGCACATAGAGCTTAATGCCAAAGATAAGGAGTTTAGAATCTATCTCCCTAAAGTAAGTGTATAG
- a CDS encoding glycosyltransferase, with protein MRVVHITSLDNGGAGRACIRLHKALLEAGVDSIVLTQTKTGDTPQVKQLAQTKPQKLVAKIRPFLSQLPLMAYPKRVKDIFSPNLPIFTPSNHLLISTIKALKPDIVHLHWVENGFFSIKDLQSIQAPILWSLHDANPYTGGCHVVAAACVGVGTRCKSCPLLKSTYPFDISFWTFKRKAKTYAKLKNLTINGLSRWIAQSAKDSSLLSSKPIINLPNPIDTRIYRPIQKSLAREMLHIHTPKKIISFGAIGATSTPRKGFNELKAALDCLPKNLKDKCELLVFGSSEGQNLQDIPTHYVGTLHDDIALALLYSASDVFIMPSHLESFGQTALEALACGTPVVAFDTSGLKDIITHKHNGYLAKCYDTNDLARGIEWILSLETAKYEALAHNARSSAIKAFESSKVAHAYIDTYAQLAGGGGGQ; from the coding sequence ATGAGAGTTGTGCATATCACTAGTCTAGATAATGGCGGAGCTGGTAGAGCTTGCATAAGGCTACATAAAGCCCTGCTAGAAGCAGGGGTGGATTCTATTGTTCTCACGCAGACTAAAACAGGCGACACGCCGCAGGTCAAACAGCTTGCTCAAACAAAGCCTCAAAAGCTTGTCGCTAAAATCCGCCCTTTTCTATCCCAGCTTCCGCTTATGGCTTACCCAAAACGAGTAAAAGACATATTCTCCCCTAATCTCCCCATTTTTACCCCAAGCAATCATCTGCTTATCTCAACGATAAAAGCCCTAAAACCAGACATCGTGCATTTACACTGGGTGGAAAATGGCTTTTTTAGTATCAAAGACTTACAATCCATACAAGCCCCTATACTATGGAGCTTACACGATGCCAACCCCTACACAGGCGGCTGCCACGTAGTGGCAGCCGCCTGTGTAGGGGTTGGCACTCGTTGTAAAAGCTGCCCCTTGCTTAAATCTACCTATCCGTTTGACATAAGCTTTTGGACATTTAAGCGTAAAGCAAAGACCTATGCCAAGCTAAAAAATCTTACCATCAATGGCTTATCTCGCTGGATAGCACAAAGTGCCAAAGACTCTAGCCTATTAAGCTCTAAGCCTATTATCAATCTGCCAAATCCCATTGACACACGCATTTATCGCCCCATACAAAAATCCCTAGCACGAGAAATGCTGCATATCCACACGCCTAAAAAAATCATAAGCTTTGGTGCCATTGGTGCGACTTCAACGCCACGCAAAGGCTTTAATGAGCTAAAAGCCGCGCTAGATTGTCTCCCGAAAAATCTTAAAGATAAGTGTGAATTGCTCGTCTTTGGCTCTAGTGAAGGGCAAAATCTACAAGATATACCCACACATTATGTAGGCACACTGCACGATGATATTGCTTTGGCTTTGTTGTATAGCGCAAGTGATGTGTTTATTATGCCAAGCCATTTAGAATCCTTTGGGCAAACCGCCCTTGAAGCCCTAGCCTGTGGCACACCTGTTGTGGCATTTGATACAAGTGGGCTAAAAGACATTATCACTCATAAACACAATGGCTATCTTGCCAAATGCTATGACACAAACGATTTAGCAAGAGGTATAGAGTGGATTTTAAGCCTTGAAACAGCTAAGTATGAAGCTCTCGCTCACAATGCTCGCTCTTCTGCGATAAAAGCTTTTGAATCTTCAAAAGTCGCCCACGCTTATATTGACACTTACGCACAATTAGCTGGGGGGGGGGGGGGGCAGTAG
- a CDS encoding glycosyltransferase, whose protein sequence is MGRKGFNELKIALENLPSNLKSQCELLVFGGEAPQIQGIKSHTLGFLHDDYALSFAFNACDIFVAPSLAENLSNVIMESLACGTPVVAFDIGGNGDMITHKHNGYLAPLANDSNTLGEGIEWILSQDAKAYATLAHNARVSSLRFESAKIAHTYINTYVFLTGGGGAIIDS, encoded by the coding sequence GTGGGAAGAAAGGGCTTTAACGAGTTAAAAATTGCCCTAGAAAATCTCCCTTCTAACCTTAAATCACAATGTGAGCTACTTGTCTTTGGCGGAGAAGCCCCACAGATTCAAGGGATTAAATCCCACACACTAGGCTTTCTCCACGATGACTACGCTCTATCCTTTGCCTTTAATGCTTGTGATATATTTGTCGCTCCAAGCTTGGCAGAAAATCTAAGCAATGTCATTATGGAATCCTTAGCCTGTGGCACACCTGTCGTGGCATTTGACATCGGCGGCAATGGTGATATGATTACCCACAAGCATAATGGCTACCTAGCACCGCTTGCAAATGACTCTAACACACTAGGAGAGGGTATAGAGTGGATTTTAAGCCAAGATGCAAAAGCCTATGCCACACTTGCCCACAATGCTAGAGTCTCTTCTTTGAGATTTGAATCTGCAAAAATAGCACATACCTATATCAATACTTATGTATTTTTAACGGGGGGGGGGGGAGCAATCATAGATTCTTAA
- a CDS encoding response regulator transcription factor gives MVYVLEDDSSILELVLYALSSQNIEAKGFDNALDFNASLTKELPALIVLDLMLPNENGLSILKRLREKSKTRDIPVIILSALGSEYDKIKGLDLGADDYLSKPFSALELLARIRALLRRYNGDDFGDLVLDTLSLSPKRHTITLDNQEIKTTLKEFDLLACLLKNPDRTFSREELLELVWGYELSGETRTVDMHINTLRNKLGSFGKKIETIRGVGYKLNTQQA, from the coding sequence ATGGTATATGTGCTAGAAGATGATAGCAGTATTTTGGAGCTTGTGCTATACGCGCTCTCAAGCCAAAATATCGAAGCCAAGGGCTTTGATAATGCGCTAGATTTTAATGCTAGCTTGACCAAAGAGCTGCCTGCGCTCATCGTGCTTGATTTAATGCTGCCCAATGAAAATGGCTTAAGTATCCTAAAACGCCTGCGGGAAAAGAGCAAGACACGCGACATACCTGTAATCATACTAAGCGCACTTGGCAGTGAATATGACAAGATCAAAGGTCTAGATCTAGGGGCTGATGACTATCTCTCAAAGCCTTTTAGTGCGCTAGAGCTACTTGCTAGGATCCGCGCCTTGCTGCGCCGCTATAATGGCGATGATTTTGGGGATTTGGTGCTAGATACACTCTCTCTATCGCCCAAACGCCACACAATCACTCTTGACAATCAAGAGATCAAAACCACCTTGAAAGAATTTGATCTGCTTGCCTGCTTGCTGAAAAATCCCGATAGGACATTTTCTAGGGAGGAGCTTTTGGAGCTTGTGTGGGGATATGAGCTTAGCGGAGAGACACGCACTGTGGATATGCATATCAACACCCTGCGCAATAAGCTTGGAAGCTTTGGGAAAAAGATTGAAACCATACGCGGTGTGGGATATAAGCTAAACACACAGCAAGCCTAG
- a CDS encoding c-type cytochrome, which translates to MNSLQKKFVATLGIFGCAVALNAAAPADIIKTKCQACHGANMEKQALGKSKITNTMTEEEIKKDLLGYKAKTLNHFGLGATMWGQAAALSDEEIDALAKYIPTLKK; encoded by the coding sequence ATGAACTCACTTCAAAAAAAGTTCGTTGCTACACTAGGGATTTTTGGCTGCGCTGTTGCGCTAAATGCTGCTGCGCCAGCAGATATTATTAAGACAAAGTGCCAAGCGTGCCACGGGGCAAATATGGAGAAGCAAGCTCTTGGTAAAAGCAAGATCACAAATACAATGACAGAAGAAGAGATCAAAAAGGATCTTCTAGGATATAAGGCAAAGACTTTGAATCACTTCGGTCTTGGCGCGACAATGTGGGGGCAAGCAGCAGCACTAAGCGATGAAGAAATCGATGCGCTTGCAAAATATATCCCTACTTTGAAAAAGTAA
- a CDS encoding flagellar basal body P-ring protein FlgI: MTARMHKQCHRYIMTAIFLLLFSTQAYAEKIGDIANIVGVRSNQLIGYGLVIGLNGTGDKTSSKFTMQSIANMLEGVNVKVSPESIKSKNVAAVVVTANLPAFARQGDKLDIQISSIGDAKSLESGILVMTPLTAVDGNIYAIAQGAVSTGSSSNLLNATIAQGAVVEREVAYNLSNQQDLTLSLKTSNFQNAIKIQQVLNSTFGEQSAIAIDSRTIKLNRPENLTPVEFLALLQEVQIDYTMGSKIIIDEKSGTIVAGIDIPVRPVVVTSGDITLKITNEPLLDEKGAQKLDSTTSFDPNSTTISASEPNTTISNVVKALQKMGASPKSMISILEAMRQSGAIAAPIEVL, encoded by the coding sequence ATGACTGCAAGAATGCACAAGCAATGCCACCGCTACATAATGACAGCGATATTTTTGCTGCTTTTTAGCACGCAAGCCTATGCGGAAAAAATCGGCGATATAGCCAATATCGTAGGTGTGAGAAGCAATCAGCTAATCGGCTATGGACTAGTTATCGGGCTTAATGGCACGGGCGATAAAACTAGCTCAAAATTTACTATGCAATCCATCGCCAATATGCTTGAAGGCGTGAATGTCAAGGTAAGCCCAGAGAGCATAAAGTCCAAAAATGTCGCTGCGGTGGTCGTTACCGCAAATCTCCCGGCGTTTGCTAGACAGGGTGATAAGCTTGATATACAAATTTCTTCCATAGGCGATGCCAAATCCCTAGAATCCGGAATTTTAGTGATGACTCCACTGACCGCAGTAGATGGCAATATCTATGCCATAGCGCAAGGCGCGGTGAGCACAGGCAGCTCGAGCAATCTCCTAAATGCCACGATCGCTCAAGGTGCCGTTGTAGAGCGCGAAGTCGCTTATAATCTAAGCAATCAGCAAGATCTAACCCTAAGCCTAAAGACTTCAAACTTCCAAAATGCTATCAAAATCCAGCAAGTGCTAAATAGCACCTTTGGCGAGCAAAGTGCCATAGCCATAGACTCTCGCACGATCAAGCTAAATCGCCCAGAAAATCTAACCCCTGTGGAGTTCCTAGCCCTACTCCAAGAAGTGCAGATTGATTACACAATGGGTAGCAAAATCATCATCGATGAAAAGTCCGGCACGATTGTCGCAGGGATCGACATACCTGTGCGTCCTGTGGTGGTTACAAGCGGTGATATAACGCTAAAAATCACCAATGAACCCTTGCTTGATGAAAAAGGCGCGCAAAAGCTGGATTCTACGACAAGCTTTGATCCCAATAGCACGACAATCAGTGCGAGCGAGCCCAACACGACTATATCTAATGTCGTCAAAGCCTTGCAAAAAATGGGCGCAAGCCCAAAGAGTATGATCTCTATCCTAGAGGCTATGCGCCAAAGTGGTGCGATCGCCGCGCCGATAGAGGTTCTATGA
- the pstB gene encoding phosphate ABC transporter ATP-binding protein PstB — protein sequence MQNAKSQAPKSKDIFTLKGMNLHYGDFHALKNINLNLLKNEVSAFIGPSGCGKSSLLRCLNRMNDLVTDCQVSGKILLEGKDIYKDYNVNILRKRVGMVFQKPNPFPMSVYDNITFGPKTHGIKKKAELDEIVERCLKGAALWKELKDRLKKSALGLSGGQQQRLCIARALAVNPEVLLMDEPTSALDPISTLKIEELVSELKQKYTIVIVTHNMQQAARISDKTAFFLLGEVVEFDTTYAMFNSPKDKRTKDYIGGRFG from the coding sequence ATGCAAAACGCCAAGTCTCAAGCCCCAAAATCAAAAGATATTTTCACGCTAAAAGGTATGAATCTCCACTATGGGGACTTCCACGCGCTTAAAAACATCAATCTCAACTTGCTCAAAAATGAAGTAAGTGCCTTTATCGGTCCAAGTGGTTGCGGCAAATCTAGCCTTCTGCGCTGCTTAAATCGTATGAATGACTTAGTAACTGATTGTCAAGTAAGTGGCAAAATCTTGCTTGAGGGCAAGGATATTTACAAAGACTACAATGTCAATATCCTGCGCAAGCGCGTGGGGATGGTGTTTCAAAAGCCAAATCCTTTCCCTATGAGCGTATATGACAACATCACTTTCGGTCCCAAAACCCACGGCATAAAGAAAAAAGCCGAGCTTGATGAAATAGTGGAGCGGTGCTTAAAAGGTGCGGCTTTGTGGAAAGAGCTTAAAGACCGCTTAAAAAAATCTGCCCTTGGGCTAAGTGGTGGGCAGCAGCAGCGACTCTGTATCGCACGCGCCCTTGCTGTCAATCCAGAAGTGCTACTAATGGACGAGCCTACAAGCGCACTAGACCCCATCTCTACGCTAAAGATCGAGGAGCTAGTCAGTGAGCTGAAGCAAAAATACACCATAGTAATCGTTACGCACAATATGCAGCAAGCCGCTAGAATCTCGGATAAAACAGCGTTTTTCTTGCTTGGAGAAGTGGTGGAGTTTGACACAACTTATGCGATGTTTAATAGCCCCAAAGACAAGCGCACTAAAGATTACATCGGCGGAAGATTTGGGTAA